Proteins co-encoded in one Burkholderia ambifaria AMMD genomic window:
- the uraH gene encoding hydroxyisourate hydrolase, which translates to MGKLTTHVLDTAHGRPGAAIKVDLYALDGESRRAIKTVLTNSDGRCDEPLLEGAALAAGEYELVFHAGDYFASLGVKVPEPRFVDRVVLRFGIADTASHYHVPLLVSPWSYSTYRGS; encoded by the coding sequence ATGGGAAAGCTCACTACCCACGTACTCGATACGGCGCACGGTCGTCCCGGCGCCGCCATCAAGGTGGACCTCTACGCGCTGGACGGCGAATCGCGCCGCGCGATCAAGACCGTGCTGACCAATAGCGACGGCCGCTGCGACGAGCCGCTGCTCGAAGGCGCCGCGCTCGCCGCCGGCGAATACGAACTCGTATTCCATGCCGGCGACTACTTCGCGTCGCTCGGCGTGAAGGTGCCCGAACCCCGTTTCGTCGACCGCGTCGTGCTGCGCTTCGGCATCGCCGACACCGCGTCGCACTACCACGTGCCGCTGCTCGTGTCGCCGTGGTCGTACAGCACCTATCGCGGCAGCTGA
- a CDS encoding urate hydroxylase PuuD — translation MEGFITDWLNLALRWLHVIVAIAWIGESFYFVALDNSLKPPTDANQRKRGVFGELWHVHGGGFYNMQKYTVAPPEMPDDLHWSKWPSYTTWLSGFSLFFVLYLLAPNTYLIDKSVLDMGPVVAVASALGFLAAGWIVYDSLCRILGTNDRVLGICVGLYVVVAAYLACHIFAGRAAYLIVGAMLATIMSANVFFVIIPGQRKMVDKMLKGEEPNPIYGKRGKQRSVHNTYFTLPVVFAMLSNHYAMTYTNKFNWVVLVLIMLAGALIRQFFVMRHRGQQLWYLPIGGVALLSGALVWTMPKPVAPEAQAANAPKIAINDIMPILQQRCVECHSAKPTLMGSAPAGVMFDTPDEVSKNAQRIYEQAVRLKAMPIGNVTHMTDDERVKLAAWFEGGAVK, via the coding sequence ATGGAAGGCTTCATCACCGACTGGCTGAACCTCGCGCTGCGATGGCTGCACGTCATCGTCGCCATTGCGTGGATCGGCGAGTCGTTCTATTTCGTCGCGCTCGACAACAGCCTGAAACCGCCGACCGACGCGAACCAGCGCAAGCGCGGCGTGTTCGGCGAGCTGTGGCACGTCCACGGCGGCGGTTTCTACAACATGCAGAAGTACACGGTCGCCCCGCCGGAAATGCCGGATGACCTGCACTGGTCGAAGTGGCCGTCGTACACGACCTGGCTGTCGGGCTTCTCGTTGTTCTTCGTGCTGTACCTGCTCGCACCGAACACCTACCTGATCGACAAGAGCGTGCTCGACATGGGCCCGGTCGTCGCCGTCGCATCCGCGCTCGGCTTCCTCGCGGCCGGCTGGATCGTCTACGACTCGCTGTGCCGCATCCTCGGCACCAACGATCGCGTGCTGGGCATCTGCGTGGGCCTCTACGTCGTCGTCGCCGCGTATCTTGCGTGCCACATCTTCGCGGGCCGTGCGGCGTACCTGATCGTCGGCGCGATGCTCGCGACGATCATGTCGGCGAACGTGTTCTTCGTGATCATCCCGGGCCAGCGCAAGATGGTCGACAAGATGCTCAAGGGCGAAGAGCCGAACCCGATCTACGGCAAGCGCGGCAAGCAGCGCTCGGTGCACAACACGTATTTCACGCTGCCGGTCGTGTTCGCGATGCTGTCGAACCACTATGCGATGACGTACACGAACAAGTTCAACTGGGTCGTGCTCGTGCTGATCATGCTGGCCGGCGCGCTGATCCGTCAGTTCTTTGTGATGCGTCACCGCGGCCAGCAGCTGTGGTACCTGCCGATCGGCGGCGTCGCCCTGCTGTCGGGCGCGCTCGTGTGGACGATGCCGAAGCCGGTCGCACCGGAAGCGCAGGCCGCGAACGCCCCGAAGATCGCGATCAACGACATCATGCCGATCCTGCAGCAGCGCTGCGTCGAGTGCCACTCGGCCAAGCCGACGCTGATGGGCAGCGCGCCCGCCGGCGTGATGTTCGACACGCCCGATGAAGTGTCGAAGAACGCGCAGCGCATCTACGAACAGGCCGTGCGCCTGAAGGCGATGCCGATCGGCAACGTCACGCATATGACCGACGACGAGCGCGTGAAGCTCGCCGCCTGGTTCGAGGGCGGCGCGGTCAAGTAA
- a CDS encoding ACT domain-containing protein has translation MSQPENDLAVLLRTMQPELHRGAFAFVALPADAEISLSEAIATFREAEGMTVVVDEETAARRGWPVLFRAAWITLTVHSDLAAVGLTAAFARALGAAGISCNVMAAAYHDHIFVPFDDGPRALDALVALQRDAMRG, from the coding sequence ATGAGTCAACCTGAAAACGACCTCGCCGTCCTGCTGCGCACGATGCAGCCCGAGCTGCATCGCGGTGCCTTCGCATTCGTCGCGTTGCCGGCCGATGCGGAAATATCGTTATCCGAAGCGATCGCGACGTTCCGCGAAGCGGAAGGCATGACGGTCGTGGTCGACGAGGAGACTGCGGCACGCCGCGGCTGGCCCGTGCTGTTTCGCGCCGCGTGGATCACGCTGACCGTGCATTCGGATCTCGCGGCGGTTGGCCTGACGGCCGCGTTCGCGCGGGCATTGGGCGCGGCCGGCATCAGCTGCAACGTGATGGCCGCTGCGTATCATGATCACATCTTCGTGCCGTTCGACGACGGCCCGCGCGCGCTCGATGCGCTCGTCGCACTGCAGCGCGACGCGATGCGCGGCTAG
- a CDS encoding ureidoglycolate lyase: protein MKTLAIEPLTREAFAPFGDVIETEGAKQIPINLGTTIRFHDLAKVDVADEGGRTLINLFRGQPRTLPFEVKMLERHPLGSQAFVPLNDQPYLVVVAPAGDLDPSKIRAFVTSGWQGVNYAKGVWHHPLIALGGVSDFIVVDRGGEGLNLNEQDLQESLWLTEDALDALTA from the coding sequence ATGAAGACGCTTGCCATCGAACCGCTGACCAGGGAAGCGTTCGCCCCGTTCGGCGACGTGATCGAAACGGAGGGCGCGAAGCAGATTCCGATCAACCTCGGCACGACGATCCGCTTTCACGATCTCGCGAAAGTCGACGTGGCTGACGAAGGAGGCCGCACGCTCATCAACCTGTTCCGCGGTCAGCCGCGCACGCTGCCGTTCGAGGTGAAGATGCTCGAGCGCCATCCGCTCGGCAGCCAGGCGTTCGTGCCGCTGAACGACCAGCCGTATCTCGTCGTCGTCGCGCCGGCGGGCGATCTCGATCCGTCGAAGATCCGCGCGTTCGTGACGAGCGGGTGGCAGGGCGTCAACTATGCGAAGGGCGTGTGGCATCACCCGCTGATCGCACTCGGCGGCGTCAGCGATTTCATCGTCGTCGATCGCGGCGGTGAAGGCTTGAACCTGAATGAGCAGGACCTGCAGGAATCGCTGTGGCTCACCGAGGACGCGCTCGATGCGCTGACGGCCTGA
- the alc gene encoding allantoicase — protein MAVPLLDPDAPDFTRRYVNLADPRLGAQALEASDDFFAPKERMLNPEPAVFIPGKYDDHGKWMDGWETRRKRTTGYDWCIVKLARPGVIKGVDIDTSHFTGNFPPAASIEAAYVADGAPTHATEWVEIVPSTTLQGNSHHYVEASDARAFTHLRVNIYPDGGIARLRVYGQPQLDWAGASATEQFDLAAMENGGYVVAANNQHFGVASNLLLPGRGVNMGDGWETRRRREPGNDWAIIALAQPGVIRKIEVDTAFFKGNYPDRCSIQAAYVSGGTDSSLITQSMFWPVLLGEQKLQMDKQHYFEHEIASLGPVTHVRLNIIPDGGVSRVRLWGTLDK, from the coding sequence ATGGCTGTTCCGCTTCTCGATCCCGACGCACCCGATTTCACGCGGCGCTACGTGAACCTTGCCGACCCGCGTCTCGGTGCGCAGGCGCTCGAGGCCAGCGACGACTTCTTCGCGCCGAAGGAGCGGATGCTGAACCCCGAGCCGGCGGTGTTCATCCCCGGCAAGTACGACGATCACGGCAAGTGGATGGATGGCTGGGAGACACGCCGCAAGCGCACGACGGGCTATGACTGGTGCATCGTCAAGCTCGCGCGGCCGGGCGTGATCAAGGGTGTCGACATCGACACGAGCCACTTCACCGGCAACTTCCCGCCGGCCGCGTCGATCGAGGCCGCGTACGTGGCCGATGGCGCGCCGACGCATGCGACCGAGTGGGTCGAGATCGTGCCGTCGACGACGCTGCAGGGCAACAGCCATCACTACGTCGAAGCGAGCGACGCGCGTGCGTTCACGCACCTGCGCGTGAACATCTATCCGGACGGCGGCATCGCGCGCCTGCGCGTGTACGGCCAGCCGCAGCTCGACTGGGCCGGCGCGAGTGCGACCGAGCAGTTCGACCTCGCGGCGATGGAAAACGGCGGCTACGTGGTGGCCGCGAACAACCAGCACTTCGGCGTCGCGTCGAACCTGCTGCTGCCGGGCCGCGGCGTGAACATGGGCGATGGCTGGGAAACGCGGCGTCGCCGCGAACCGGGTAACGACTGGGCGATCATCGCGCTCGCGCAGCCGGGCGTGATCCGCAAGATCGAAGTCGATACCGCGTTCTTCAAGGGCAACTACCCGGACCGCTGCTCGATCCAGGCCGCGTACGTGTCGGGCGGCACCGACAGCTCGTTGATCACGCAGTCGATGTTCTGGCCGGTGCTGCTCGGCGAACAGAAGCTGCAGATGGACAAGCAGCATTACTTCGAACACGAAATCGCGTCGCTGGGCCCGGTGACGCACGTCCGCCTGAACATCATTCCCGACGGTGGCGTATCGCGCGTGCGTCTGTGGGGGACGCTCGACAAATGA
- the uraD gene encoding 2-oxo-4-hydroxy-4-carboxy-5-ureidoimidazoline decarboxylase, producing MKAMRYTLDQLNTMAPSAFVAALSGIFEHSPWVAEVAAAERPFASIDALHKTMSDAVETGGEARQLALINAHPELAGKAAVRGELTAESTREQSGAGLDQCTQEEFDKLLTLNRTYREKFGFPFILAVRGYDRHGIIANFESRVNHSRAEELRASLDQIYRIARFRLDDLIDA from the coding sequence ATGAAGGCGATGCGTTACACGTTGGATCAACTCAACACGATGGCGCCGAGCGCATTCGTCGCGGCGCTGTCGGGGATCTTCGAACATTCGCCGTGGGTGGCCGAGGTCGCCGCGGCCGAGCGGCCGTTCGCAAGCATCGACGCGCTGCACAAGACGATGTCGGATGCGGTCGAGACGGGCGGCGAAGCGCGCCAGCTCGCCCTGATCAACGCTCACCCGGAGCTGGCCGGCAAGGCCGCCGTGCGCGGCGAGTTGACGGCCGAGTCGACGCGCGAGCAGAGCGGCGCGGGTCTCGATCAATGCACGCAGGAAGAGTTCGACAAGCTGCTGACGCTGAACCGCACGTATCGCGAGAAATTCGGTTTCCCGTTCATCCTCGCGGTGCGCGGCTATGACCGGCACGGCATCATCGCGAACTTCGAGTCGCGCGTGAATCATTCGCGCGCCGAGGAACTGCGCGCGAGCCTCGACCAGATCTACCGGATCGCGCGCTTTCGCCTCGACGACCTGATCGACGCCTGA
- the puuE gene encoding allantoinase PuuE, which translates to MSLDPNYPRDLIGYGRHPVQANWPGRARVAVQFVLNYEEGGENCVLHGDPASEQFLSEIVGAAAYPDRHMSMESIYEYGSRAGVWRILREFEKRGLPLTVFGVGMAIERHPELARAFVELGHEIACHGWRWIHYQSMTPELEAEHMRLGMEAIERVTGERPLGWYTGRDSPNTHRLVAEYGGFLYDSDNYGDDLPFWMDVAVSGGGTSPQLIVPYTLDTNDMRFATPQGFNTGEHFFDYLRDAFDVLYAEGDEAPKMLSIGMHCRLLGRPGRFRGLQRFLDHIEQHDRVWVTRRVDIARHWREHHPYQPNHRNEGKA; encoded by the coding sequence ATGTCACTCGATCCCAACTATCCTCGCGACCTGATCGGCTACGGCCGCCATCCCGTGCAGGCGAACTGGCCCGGGCGTGCCCGCGTCGCCGTGCAATTCGTCCTGAACTACGAGGAGGGCGGCGAGAACTGCGTGCTGCACGGCGATCCGGCCTCCGAGCAGTTCCTGTCCGAAATCGTCGGCGCGGCCGCGTATCCGGACCGCCACATGAGCATGGAGTCGATCTACGAATACGGTTCGCGTGCCGGCGTATGGCGCATCCTGCGCGAATTCGAGAAGCGCGGGCTGCCGCTGACGGTGTTCGGCGTCGGCATGGCGATCGAGCGCCATCCGGAACTCGCGCGCGCATTCGTCGAGCTCGGTCATGAGATCGCGTGCCACGGCTGGCGCTGGATCCACTACCAGAGCATGACGCCCGAACTCGAGGCCGAGCACATGCGCCTCGGGATGGAAGCGATCGAGCGCGTGACGGGCGAGCGTCCGCTCGGCTGGTATACCGGCCGCGACAGCCCGAACACGCACCGCCTCGTCGCGGAATACGGCGGTTTCCTGTACGACTCCGACAACTATGGCGACGACCTGCCGTTCTGGATGGACGTCGCCGTGTCGGGCGGCGGCACGTCGCCGCAGCTGATCGTCCCGTACACGCTCGATACGAACGACATGCGCTTCGCGACGCCGCAGGGCTTCAACACCGGCGAGCACTTCTTCGACTACCTGCGCGACGCATTCGACGTGCTGTACGCCGAGGGCGACGAAGCGCCGAAGATGCTGTCGATCGGGATGCACTGCCGGCTGCTGGGCCGGCCGGGGCGTTTTCGCGGGCTGCAGCGTTTCCTCGACCACATCGAGCAGCACGATCGCGTATGGGTGACGCGCCGTGTCGATATCGCGCGTCATTGGCGTGAACATCATCCGTATCAGCCCAATCATCGAAACGAAGGGAAAGCATGA
- a CDS encoding aspartate/glutamate racemase family protein — translation MKIKLINPNTTQRMTDAMGRCAREVAAAGTEIVAVSPPMGPPSIEGYYDEALATPGLLAEIAQGERDGCDAYVIACFGDPGLYAAREVARGPVIGIAEAAMHAASVLAPGFSVVTTLARTCGMAWHLAERYGMKRFCRNVRATDVAVLELDRPGSAARRIIVDECRRALDEDGADAIVLGCAGMAEFAHEIEQQIGAPVVEGVTAAVKWAEALVALRLATAKRGDYARPLPKRYDGEFARFSPAEDASPAAAAATSKARSGTAEPQPMPDLPHPHIHTV, via the coding sequence ATGAAGATCAAGCTGATCAATCCGAATACGACGCAGCGGATGACGGATGCGATGGGCCGCTGCGCGCGTGAAGTCGCGGCCGCGGGCACCGAGATCGTCGCGGTGAGCCCGCCAATGGGGCCGCCGTCGATCGAAGGCTATTACGACGAGGCGCTCGCGACGCCCGGGCTCCTCGCCGAGATCGCGCAAGGCGAGCGCGACGGCTGCGACGCGTACGTGATCGCGTGTTTCGGCGATCCGGGCCTGTATGCGGCGCGCGAGGTCGCGCGCGGGCCGGTGATCGGGATCGCCGAGGCGGCGATGCACGCGGCGAGCGTGCTCGCGCCGGGCTTCTCGGTCGTCACGACGCTCGCGCGCACCTGCGGGATGGCCTGGCATCTCGCCGAGCGCTACGGGATGAAGCGCTTCTGCCGCAACGTGCGCGCGACCGACGTCGCGGTGCTCGAGCTCGACCGGCCAGGTTCGGCCGCGCGGCGGATCATCGTCGACGAATGCCGGCGCGCGCTCGACGAGGACGGCGCCGACGCGATCGTGCTCGGCTGCGCAGGGATGGCCGAATTCGCGCACGAGATCGAGCAGCAGATCGGCGCGCCGGTCGTGGAAGGCGTGACGGCGGCCGTCAAGTGGGCCGAGGCGCTCGTCGCGCTGCGCCTCGCGACCGCGAAGCGGGGCGACTATGCGCGGCCGCTGCCGAAGCGCTATGACGGCGAATTCGCGCGCTTCAGCCCGGCGGAGGACGCGTCGCCGGCCGCGGCGGCCGCCACCAGCAAGGCGCGCAGCGGGACCGCCGAGCCGCAACCGATGCCGGATTTGCCGCACCCGCACATACACACCGTCTGA
- a CDS encoding NCS1 family nucleobase:cation symporter-1: MAQFSVAHDSAYPAEEGGEGGGSPLPDGYSRRLYNEDLAPLKNQTWGSYNIFAFWMSDVHSVGGYVFAGSLFALGLTSWQVLIALIVGITIVNRLCNLIARPSQQIGVPYPVACRATFGVLGANVPAVIRGLIAIAWYGIQTYLASSALVIVVLKFFPQWLPYADVHRYGFLGLSAVGWAGFMLLWVLQAFVFWNGMETIKKFIDFAGPAVYVVMFILAGYMVWRAGWRNIGLNLGGVKYHGAEVIPVMITAVSLVVSYFSGPMLNFGDFSRYCRSFGDVKRGNFWGLPVNFLAFSLVTVITTAATLPVFGELITDPVATVGRIDHPTAVILGALTFTIATIGINIVANFVSPAFDFSNVAPRLISWRAGGMLAAVASIFITPWNLFNNPAVIHYTLDVLGAFIGPLYGVLIADFYLVKRGRLVRDDLYTMSESGTYWYTGGVNRRALAALLPAAVIAVVCVMAPGWEAAANFSWFIGAGLGFVFYRLLVSTTA, translated from the coding sequence ATGGCTCAGTTCAGTGTGGCGCACGACAGCGCGTATCCGGCGGAAGAAGGCGGCGAGGGCGGCGGTTCCCCGTTGCCGGATGGTTACAGTCGACGTTTGTACAACGAAGATTTGGCACCCCTAAAGAATCAGACATGGGGTTCGTACAACATCTTCGCGTTCTGGATGTCGGACGTGCACAGCGTCGGCGGCTACGTGTTCGCGGGCAGCCTGTTCGCGCTCGGGCTGACGAGCTGGCAGGTGCTGATCGCACTGATCGTCGGCATCACGATCGTGAACCGGCTGTGCAACCTGATCGCGCGCCCGAGCCAGCAGATCGGCGTGCCGTATCCGGTCGCGTGCCGTGCGACGTTCGGCGTGCTCGGCGCGAACGTGCCGGCCGTGATCCGCGGGCTGATCGCGATCGCGTGGTACGGCATCCAGACCTATCTCGCGTCCAGCGCGCTCGTGATCGTCGTGCTGAAGTTCTTCCCGCAATGGCTGCCGTACGCGGACGTCCATCGTTACGGCTTCCTCGGGCTGTCCGCGGTCGGCTGGGCCGGCTTCATGCTGCTGTGGGTGCTGCAGGCGTTCGTGTTCTGGAACGGGATGGAGACGATCAAGAAGTTCATCGACTTCGCGGGCCCGGCCGTCTACGTCGTGATGTTCATTCTGGCCGGCTACATGGTGTGGCGCGCGGGCTGGCGCAACATCGGCCTGAACCTCGGCGGCGTCAAGTATCACGGCGCGGAAGTGATTCCGGTGATGATCACGGCCGTGTCGCTCGTCGTGTCGTACTTCTCCGGGCCGATGCTGAACTTCGGCGACTTCTCGCGCTACTGCCGCTCGTTCGGCGACGTGAAGCGCGGCAACTTCTGGGGGCTGCCGGTCAACTTCCTCGCGTTCTCGCTCGTCACGGTGATCACGACGGCCGCGACGCTGCCGGTGTTCGGCGAACTCATCACCGACCCCGTCGCGACGGTCGGCCGCATCGATCATCCGACCGCGGTGATCCTCGGCGCGCTGACCTTCACGATCGCGACGATCGGGATCAACATCGTCGCGAACTTCGTGTCGCCCGCGTTCGACTTCTCGAACGTCGCGCCGCGGCTGATCAGCTGGCGCGCGGGCGGGATGCTCGCCGCCGTCGCGTCGATCTTCATCACGCCGTGGAACCTGTTCAACAACCCGGCCGTGATCCACTACACGCTCGACGTGCTCGGCGCCTTCATCGGCCCGCTGTACGGCGTGCTGATCGCCGACTTCTACCTCGTCAAGCGCGGCCGCCTCGTGCGCGACGACCTCTACACGATGTCGGAGAGCGGCACCTACTGGTACACGGGCGGCGTGAACCGCCGCGCGCTCGCCGCGCTGCTGCCGGCCGCGGTGATCGCGGTCGTCTGCGTGATGGCGCCGGGCTGGGAGGCCGCCGCGAACTTCTCGTGGTTCATCGGCGCGGGGCTCGGCTTCGTGTTCTACCGGCTGCTCGTCAGCACGACGGCGTGA